Proteins encoded by one window of Cyanobium sp. NS01:
- the radA gene encoding DNA repair protein RadA gives MAKPLSIYVCSSCGAQSRQFFGRCNACGSWNTLVEQAGSSDNRRLRATPAVPGAASAVRPRRSQSIQAAGDQPLQRLASGYGELDRVLGGGLVPGSLVLLGGDPGIGKSTLLLQSARAMAEQASVLYVSAEESAQQVKLRWRRLAVPAQAAEADVQLLAETDLELVLQELEALRPAVAIIDSIQALHDAQLASAPGSVAQVRECAAALARIAKRQDTAVLLVGHVTKEGMLAGPKVLEHLVDAVLTFEGDRFASHRLLRAVKNRFGATHELGVFEMRDQGLAEVSNPSELFLGGAEPSSGSATIVACEGTRPLLVELQALVSGTSYASPRRSATGIAVNRLHQILAVLEKHLGLPLSRFDCYLAVAGGLEVEEPAADLGVAAAVVASYRDLVLPPGTVLVGELGLGGQLRTVGQLELRLQEAERLGFARAVVPRASGLAGSARVAGLQVLEAGTVAEALVAALGVSLEEDEPG, from the coding sequence TTGGCCAAGCCCCTCTCCATCTACGTCTGCAGCAGCTGTGGGGCCCAGTCGCGCCAGTTCTTCGGGCGCTGCAACGCCTGTGGCAGCTGGAACACCCTGGTGGAGCAGGCCGGCTCCAGCGACAACCGTCGCCTGAGGGCCACCCCCGCTGTCCCCGGGGCCGCCTCCGCGGTACGCCCGCGGCGGTCCCAGTCGATCCAGGCCGCCGGCGATCAGCCGCTGCAGCGGCTGGCCAGCGGCTATGGCGAGCTGGACCGGGTGCTGGGCGGCGGCCTGGTGCCGGGCTCCCTGGTGCTGCTGGGCGGGGATCCCGGCATCGGCAAGAGCACGCTGCTGCTGCAGAGCGCCCGCGCGATGGCCGAGCAGGCCTCAGTGCTCTACGTGAGCGCCGAGGAGTCGGCCCAGCAGGTGAAGCTGCGCTGGCGCCGCCTGGCGGTGCCAGCGCAGGCCGCTGAGGCCGATGTGCAGCTGCTCGCCGAGACCGATCTCGAACTGGTGCTGCAGGAGCTGGAGGCCCTGCGTCCTGCCGTGGCGATCATCGACAGCATCCAGGCCCTGCACGACGCCCAGCTCGCCAGTGCTCCGGGTTCGGTGGCCCAGGTGCGCGAGTGCGCCGCTGCCCTGGCCCGCATCGCCAAGCGCCAGGACACGGCCGTGCTGCTGGTGGGCCACGTGACCAAGGAGGGCATGCTGGCCGGCCCCAAGGTGCTCGAGCACCTGGTGGATGCGGTGCTCACCTTCGAGGGCGACCGCTTCGCCAGCCATCGGCTGCTGCGGGCCGTGAAGAACCGCTTCGGGGCCACCCACGAGCTCGGCGTGTTCGAGATGCGCGATCAGGGGCTGGCGGAGGTGAGCAATCCCAGTGAGCTGTTCCTGGGGGGGGCGGAGCCCAGCAGCGGCAGCGCCACGATCGTGGCCTGTGAGGGCACCAGGCCCCTGCTGGTGGAGCTGCAGGCGCTGGTGAGCGGCACCAGCTACGCCAGCCCCCGCCGCAGCGCCACGGGCATCGCCGTGAACCGCCTGCACCAGATCCTGGCCGTGCTGGAGAAGCATCTGGGCCTGCCGCTGTCGCGCTTCGACTGCTACCTGGCCGTGGCCGGAGGGCTGGAGGTGGAGGAGCCCGCCGCGGATCTGGGCGTGGCGGCGGCGGTGGTGGCCAGCTACCGCGATCTGGTGCTGCCGCCGGGCACGGTGCTGGTGGGCGAGCTGGGGCTGGGGGGGCAGCTGCGGACCGTGGGCCAGCTGGAGCTGCGGTTGCAGGAGGCGGAGCGGCTGGGGTTTGCCCGGGCCGTGGTGCCCCGGGCCAGCGGCCTGGCCGGATCGGCCCGGGTGGCGGGGCTGCAGGTGCTGGAGGCGGGCACCGTGGCGGAGGCTCTGGTGGCGGCCCTGGGGGTCAGCCTGGAGGAGGACGAGCCCGGTTGA
- a CDS encoding photosystem I assembly protein Ycf3 yields the protein MPRSQRNDNFIDKSFTVMADLILKVLPTNRRAKEAFAYYRDGMSAQADGEYAEALENYEEALILEDDPNDKAFILYNMALVFASNGEHQKALDFYGQALDLNSKMPQVLNNMAVIHHHLGSIAEEKGDADESDRCYDLAAECWAKAIRMAPNNYIEAQNWLKTSGRGSVDVYF from the coding sequence GTGCCCCGCTCCCAACGCAACGACAACTTCATCGACAAGAGCTTCACGGTGATGGCCGACCTGATCCTCAAGGTGCTGCCCACGAACCGCCGCGCCAAGGAGGCCTTCGCGTACTACCGCGACGGCATGAGCGCCCAGGCCGATGGGGAGTACGCCGAGGCCCTCGAGAACTACGAGGAGGCCCTCATCCTGGAGGACGACCCCAACGACAAGGCCTTCATCCTCTACAACATGGCCCTCGTGTTCGCCTCCAACGGTGAGCACCAGAAGGCGCTCGACTTCTATGGCCAGGCGCTGGACCTCAACAGCAAGATGCCCCAGGTGCTCAACAACATGGCGGTGATCCACCACCACCTGGGCTCGATCGCCGAGGAGAAGGGCGATGCGGATGAGTCAGACCGCTGCTACGACCTGGCCGCCGAGTGCTGGGCCAAGGCGATCCGCATGGCCCCCAACAACTACATCGAGGCTCAGAACTGGTTGAAAACCAGCGGCCGCGGCAGCGTGGACGTCTACTTCTGA